GAATCTACAGGCTCATCCTACATTGTAGAACGCTGGTTTTCATCTCCTGTCAATAATCCCGTTTCAGGTGTTGcttctttttattttcagtgtgtTATTTACGTCTTCTCTGGTGAAAAAGGGTCTCTCTTGTTGGTGCTGTTCTCTTCTGTCCGATGTGTTCTCAAGCAACTGAGGCAAATCTGCCATGCATACCTGCTCTAGTGTCGATCTACCTATCAGACAGGTTCAGCCGGAGATAACTGAATAAACatcacacagggacacacagggagaggcAGCCAATGACAGAGAAAACACTAAGCAGACACACTAAGgaaaagacatacacacacacgcctatactccctccctccctcactgccATAAATGAGCACCATTGTGGGGTAATCGAATGCTGTTTGAGCTTGAACGCGGCTTGCTGAGCCAGTTAGGACAAGGAGTGTCTGTTCACAGATCTGTTCTAAGTTGACTGCACCTCTTTATAATGCCATCATGAATTGCGAACACATCTGGGCAGGGATTCATTGAAACCGTGGCAATGTTTATGATGTGGCTTCATTTATCATAGTCCCATGTCCACACATATCTATTCTGGAAAAATGAGAACTTACCTGTAAGTGGGGTTTGTATAGAGTgccaatgtactgtacatgtaatgTCTGGAATAGGGGTGATTGTAGGTACTGTTGTTCAAGTTAAAGTTTGAATTGAGCTTACCCATTGTGGCAAAGGATTTCTTTTGGAAGTCACATATTTAACTCAGTAATACTAAGTCAATGTTTTACTCAgtttacttttcttttcaagAACTTTGGTCCTGCTTTGTCAGTCTGAAGTCTTGAATATGCTTTAACTAATTGGatgattcatttatttcacTTATTCAACTGCTGCCTGTCATTATTAACATGTCTAgagtttatttctttattgtagTTTATAGCTCACATTCCAACACTATTCTATTTTACCTGAAGAGGGCAGTGTTAACCATTAGCCACCTTTCTCAATGAAGTTAccatttgtttattcatttggatcctgttttgtttttgcaaaacacaaaaaagttgCGGTAGCTACTCTTCCTGAGGTCTACACAAAACAAGACTAATATAACTGATCGACAAGAACAGTCACACGAATGCACTTTGCAACTGGTTCTAGTTGTGCAATGAAAATGGAAAGTGCAATGGAAAAACACTAACAAAAACCAGCTGTTGCACGTGATACAGCCACTAGAGTGCCTTCCTGGTGAATACTTTAATGTTGTCCTCCCACCTGAGATTGAGATGGGGATATTTGAgcccttaaagggatagttctcCCAAATAAGAAAagtgcacattgatgtctttagCCAGTAATCAGTCAATGGACAAGGTTTGATAAGAATCCTTGCTTTGGTTTAATCCTGGCTGTTTGTGGCTCCAAGCCTGTCCAGTTTCAGAGATATTCAATAGCATCTTTTGCGCTTCATATTGACAGTGTCCGAAAGTCACTAAAATTGATTTTAAAGCTCAACAGAGACCATTACTTAAATTGGTGTTGTCTCTGAGACTTGTGAGATTTGTTTATGACCGGTTGCAGTTGAACAGTGGATGTACTTGTGGTGACGAACCTCTCAAATTCAATGAAGGATGGAGATTGTGTTTTCTGGCCATACTTTTTCCAACTTAGTGTTATGTAATTCATCTTAGTTTGGCAATACAATTTCATTTGAATTTTTGTGAAGTTTGGTTACAGCAGCCTGATCTGTTAATCGATCATCAATCACTGGGCTCTAACCCGTCTAACAGTCAGCCATTGTTTGAACATTAGCCTAACGTCCCAATTGTCTTTTTTGTCTATTAATAAACTTTCTGGTTTAACTTTAAGATGAACTAATACATTGTCACATTCTGTCACACAGGACTGCTGTTTAcagtccagaaataattggacactgacacaagttttgtcattttggctgtttacaaaaaatatattcaagttacagttaaataatgaagatGGGCTTGAAGTGCAATCTCTCATCTTTTTTTTAGGATATTCACacccaaattggaggaaggggtttaggaattacagctctttaatgtgtagccccctctttttcaagggagtGAAGAACCCTCTTCAGGGGGTAGGCATATGATTATCCAAGTCTAACATAAAGAGAAGATTTCACAAGACCAAATACAGAggattcaccacaaggtgcaaaccattcaaaagcctcaagaatagaaaggccagattagactttgccaaaaacatctaaaatagccagcccagttctggaaccatgttttttggacagattaaactaagatcaacctgtaccagaatgatgggaagaaaaaaataatggagaaggcttggaacggatcatgatccgaagcataccacatcatcagtaaaacacagtggaggcagtatgatggcatgggcatacaTGGCttagaagtggaatattctgcaatggccgagtcaatcactggatctcaacacgatcgagcatgcatttcactggctgaagacaaaacttaatgTAATGTGAGATGAAGAAACAGAAATGAGCTGTATGTCCTCTAACTTAGATCTGCTCTGACTTCCCATCCATGTCCAAGTTATAATAAAGCCATGTAAACCCTTACTTTTTACTATAAAGAATTTCTGTAAAAGCATACACACCTAACCCAGTATGAAAACATATTATGTGCCATGTTTTTTCTTATcactaataaatgtttttgtgttctgtTTAAGTATATTCTTGGGCTTTGACGGAATGTAGTCCAGCTGGTTAGATTCTTTCACCAACTGTTTTATTCTCATTATTTCAATGGGGCTGACATGTTATTGTCTGGTTTGCATGCTCAGATGCACTTTCACTTTCCAGACTACATTCCTCAAGAAGTTaaagagaaaaggaaaacactttaaaatgttataaGCAGGTGAacttacaaacaaacaaacacgaaAATAGATTGCCTTAAAAAACTGATAGGAAGTGTTATCAAACCAAAAGGGGGATGGAGCGCATCGGTCAGCTGAGGTGGAGGAGTGGATGTTAGCCAGGGGTCCAGTGGAGGGTGGAGCACGTTGGTCAGCTGAGGTGGAGGAGTGGATGTTAGCCAGGGGTCCAGTGGAGGGTGGAGCACGTTGGTCAGCTGAGGTGGAGGAGTGGATGTTAGCCAGGGGTCCAGTGGAGGGTGGAGCACGTTGGTCAGCTGAGGTGGAGGAGTGGATGTTAGCCAGGGGTCCAGTGGAGGGTGGAGCACGTTGGTCAGCTGAGGTGGAGGAGTGGATGTTAGCCAGGGGTCCAGTGGAGGGTGGAGCACGTTGGTCAGCTGAGGTGGAGGAGTGGATGTTAGCCAGGGGTCCAGTGGAGGGTGGAGCACGTTGGTCAGCTGAGGTGGAGGGGTGAATGTTAGCCAGGGTTGCCTTTTTTATATTGTGCTCTGCCAAGTTCCTGCATGTTAAAATGTGGTTGTTGGACCATGAATATGCCAtgaatacttcctggttgatcGAGCAGAGTGAATAGAAGCAGAAAGATGGATTGCTGAGATGTACATTGGAGGACAGTTGTTGATTTTCCGCTCTTCGGACCCTGATGAGTTATAGAGTTGAGACAGTTCCATAATTGAAAATTAGGAAAATGGGGGGTGGGGATTATTACAAAGAGATGCAATCAATGTCAAGGTTTAAACCAGATATCCAAGCTCCTCCTTTTTTTTACCCACATTACTGAAATTTCTCTTTGAatatgaaaaaatgtatttcctgaaAGTGTAAAGGTGACGCTCAATGAACTACACCAACCGGTTTCAGTGATTTCTTAGTAATGTAGAAGGTGTGGAGGTATAAAAGCTGTATCTGTTGTTTCCTCCTTCACACTACTGGGCAACATGAAGACTCTGCTCCTGACCACTGTCCTGCTGCTGCTTGTCTGCAGTAGTCAAGGTGAGATCATTCAGTGGAGTTGACAGATAGTcgtcctgaaatgtattttctcctATTTAAATCAGCACGGAAATGTTATCCATAGAAGgctataacaatgtttttagttGTGCTTCTCATGGTTGAGGtgtgtttattaaaatattgtcaCAGACAGGACAATGTGATTGAGATTTATGTCAGATTGTGTTTGGATACTATGTCAGTTAGAAAGTATGTTTAAAATGCACATATTTTGTTGGTCTTTTTATTCTGCCTGTGGATAGAGACTTGGGAAAGATCGTGAGAGAGTGTCCTTGACGTACAATGGCCACTGTTACAGAAaaagtggaataaaaaaaaaaacagcaaggGATCTTCAACAACTATGAAAAAGCTTCCATTAATCTTGATGGACTTGCATCTAACTTTCTCATAATTAGTGAATGTATTTGTTGAGCTAATAATAATCCTTATCACAAATATCCCTAATGTCCATTTTCTCTGCAGTACTTAGTCTCAGGTGCTTCACCTGTGACCCAAATAATGCTAACAACTGCAAGGTTGTGACAGAATGTCCCTCATCAAGCGTTTACTGCAGAACTGTGGTGACTGGTAattattctatttttcatttaagTATTTTAGTCTGTCAAAAATACCAttcagaagtttggggtcacttagaaatgtccttgtttttgaaagattttttgttgaaaatgacTATGGTAGTTAGATTTCTAATGGAATATCAACATCGGCATACAGAagccatcactcctgtgtttcaatggcacgttgtgtttgctaagccaagtttgtcattttaaagGGCTAACTGTTCTTTGGAAAACACTTACTATGCATGCaccgctgaaaactgttgttctgtttaaagaagcaataaaactgaccttctttagactagttcagtatcttcagcatctcTGGGGATTCAGGCCTTCTGtgccccaaacttttgaatggttgtgTATATGGGTTGTTAAGCTACAGAGTGGATTAAATATGTGTATTTCAAACATTTAAGCctcctttttttctgtcttgaCAGCTGAATCAGTGTCTCGTTCCTGTGAGGAGATGTGCGACCCGGGTGTCAATGTTTACTGCTGCCAGGGTGACTTGTGCGAGGCAAAATCCACATAGAGTCACTGACcaaacattttctctttctgaTTCCGACCAGTTAAGGGTTTTAGTGGAAATCAAAACGTTTCAATTAATTATCTCTGATTATCTTAGCAAAGAAAATAGATAAgactgtcatttaaaaaaaacaatcaatgtAGAAATATAGAGGACTAAATAATCCTTCTTAGCGACACTGTTTTTGCTGTTCTTTCATGGTTTGACTTAATACCATAAAACTCTGATTTCCGCTGCATTGCTGGTTTGTCTCTTTTGTGAATTAATACTAAGAGGTACCCCAGGCTGATAGTGTATCCTCTCCTAATCTTTTCATTCTCCTGATGCTCCTGAGTGGGTCATGGTGGTTCAAGCTGGTATCTGGGTCGCCAGACAGTGACAATCGTGTGACGCTCCCTGCCTATGCATCTGGGCAGCAGGATTATCTaaatccctcctctctcctttgaGGGGGAGTTATGAAGACCACTCACCTGGCAACCTGACACCACTTTTCTTCTGAAATCAATATAGGCTTGATCATGGTGAATTTTGTGCTATTTTTTATGACAAGAATAACAGTAAGTGTGCATTTTTAGAGAGAGAATAGGAAGCCCTCAAAAATAGATAATGTTGGTctgcaaaatattttaatgtgttcatacagtatatcatgGATCAAAACAGTCAGATATAAAGCCAAGTTTTAGTTTCAGATATTTGTAGGTGTAAGGAATGGCCTAACATTCACCCCCTTGCACATCATGTAAAGGGGCTTTCATTCAATCATTATAAATGGTTTTAAAGAAAAGGTAGAACAGTTTTACAGAAACAACAATGAAACCAATGGGATTTTGtgcacaataaaatatattatgatGTGAAAAGTATGGATGTCATGAAATGTTTGGCATTCAatcaaattaacaaaatgtgaCCGCATTAATAAATTTGTGATTGCTTTATATTTGTTCTATTTTGGGGGCTGAAGCTAATCACGTTTCAACAATTACTTGGTAGGCAGTGCTTcatcattgttttattatctTCTATTTCAAATCACTGAAGACTGTTACTAAGCAGGCTTTACGAATAACCAAATTGTTACATTACAATAAAGAACAAGGCAACAGTAGACATACTGTTGCCAAGCTTCTTCCAAATCCGGTCAAATCCCTGACTATGTTTACCAACTTTCATAAATTGGTCAAACCGATAACCCCTctccacatacacactcaactggacaaaatcttgcaccttacatctTTTTTTGTAACTAtatttatgctcagtccactgttcttatttgtttttatttcccttattcctttagtataaattgttgcaccaacgACCCGAACAACTTCCTTGTATGTTATGGCAATAAATCTCTGATTCTGAACAGGTGAAGAAATATAAAAAGGGGCCTGTTATAGCACCACTTTGTGGCCGATCTGAAATATCTTGCAAATGTTGAGTATTCAAAGTGTTTGCTTACGGTGTTCCAAATGTTGCCTCATTGTGAATTCCTTTTTCTGATTTACAGTATATGAATTTATGTGCAAGACCACACCTGTGTAAACGTTTATTGTACAACTGTAGCCATGTTGTTTTTGGTACTAATCTAGTTAACTGAGTGAGCTTTGTCCATAGATGCCTAAATCAAATTCAATTGGATTGGTTATTCGGTGCCAAAGCAGTAGCATTGtaagtgtttttcacaaaacttaaaattacagaccttatGAGTCCCTCAAACAAATGTGTCCCCTTGTGAAGAGAGGGACCAAGCACTTGGCCAGGGTAAGGGCTTTATCCAGGCCTCTGAACTGGGTGTAATTTTGATGTATTGGCCATATACAGTACTACACCCCCTTGTGGCTTACCTGTTCAAATATTACCTTCAAATAATGTCCCCTTTCCATTGagctttaaaacaaacaatgttgcatttccttgtGGGAAAGCGAGCTGTGGTTTAATTTATAATGCATTTATGAAAATAGCAGCGTActgaaattgttattttttatttatttttttacacatcCCAAGCTGAATAAAGGAAGTCTCAACATTAAAAATCGTTGattgatttaaatattttttctaaaatCGGCTTATCCATGCAGTATTTCTGTTGAATTTATTAATTTCTGTTTATCATagaaaaaaggaaaattaatatgaatatttccccaaaaaaatgaaaatgtatgcccCCACTATCTGTAAGTCACTCTTGAAAAGAGCTTTTGCTTATTTACTTTTATGTAAATATGACCTGATCATTCACAACTGACAATCAAGTCAGtactgtattgtaaatgttcAAGAGGTCCCAGTCAAATGAGCACAAGCCTTTTCAGTAAAAGCATACATAATATGGGGGGGACATAATCAATTCAATAACCTGTCATCAGTATTATGACTACTGAAATAACCTGCTGTGTGAAAACATCTATTCAGCCCATGGGTGCATCTAGTATTCCAGTACTCCGGTGAGGGGCTTCTGTTGTGAGTGAGATCTCTCTGGTCTAGTGGAGTAATGGTCCCTCCATCTATTGGATTATGTGAGGGATTTCATCTGGTATTAATCTGAGCAGACAGCAGGCAGTCAGGCTGCCCTAGTAATAGTGGCGGGTTGTAGTGTCTCTATCGAAGTGTCTCTAGGGAAAACTCTCTCTGTATAGCCCACAACACTCTCATCAGCTCCAGACAGTGACATACAGTCTCTCCTCTGCAAAGATGAACCTCTTCTGCTTCTCTCTGGTAAGGAAtacttttttcaattttttttcttatacTCTCTCCTCAGAAGTGTGTGTTGAAGAGCAGCTTCTATATGTTCgtagatatactgtacataaagcAGGGTGAGAGGCATGGATTGACTTTTTGGTGGATTTAAGCTCAATGAGACAAAAGAACTAAGATTCCTCTGGGGCTTTATTCAACTTACATGCCTTTCGCTGGATTGCGTGGgtctataaaatgtaattttaaaagtGCTATTGTAAAATTGTAGTTTTTGGTGTTTATGATTGCATGTAGAAATAAGTCTTCAAGTAAAGTGATGCTACAATAGTGCTAATCGTCTTGaagtgttgttttctgttttctgttgttttcaaaATTATGGGACATATCATGAATTCATAGACAGTAAATAACAACATGTACAACAGTACTAGAGGACAGGCCAGCTGTACCAATTCCTCCCCTAGGGTAGATGTTGAGGACATTAAACACAGTTCAGGTTTATTGACAAACTTGTCCTGAAACTGATCCAAGACCAGCAGTCTGAAGATGTGTGATTGCAGCattgtggttttattttttattaaccatCACATCTTATGAAAAACACATCACAGCAGATAATAGCAATCCAGATGGAATGGATCAAGAATCAGGTCAGGTGCTGCTGTCAGATTACAGTGCTCTAGGAATGAATGCACTCAGGAGATGGTACCATTGCAGATTTAGCAGATCAAAACTTATCGACCTTTTTAAAAGAAGTGTAAAGTCtctcctggttgtgtgtgtttgtccaacCAGGAGGGCTCCATGGACAGTCTGTATGAGGCTGTACAGGATTCCTGCGATGCCCCAGTCTACACCATTCCCAGCCGCTCCTCCAGCCGCTCCTGTAGCCGCTCCTGTAGCCCGGCTGTTTTGCTGGACCAAAACCCCAAGTGGACAGGCTCGGGAAGATCCATCTCCATggtgattacacacacacacacacacacacatatgttatgtgcacaaacacaagcacacaaacatgtacataGGCAAATGTctttgcaaacacacacaccaacacacacttcATGCTCTTGTGCATCTGACATTCTATCTGACATGTGCATCCATGGCAGGAAATGGTATTATTCATAATGTTTATATAATGCCATGTCATCTATACAAGGTAGCCATGTGGACAAATTCATGTTAACTCATCTGGGGTCTGTCCTCACAGGAGTTGATACTTGTGGTCTGCCAGAGGATCAGCTGTACCCAAACAATAAAGCTGATTATGAAATTTGATAATGAAACAATCTATTGACAGCTGGTCCTAAAGTTATAATTATCATTCTATAATCCATTCCTGCTGTGGTAACATTGTATGGACTTAATAACCAAGATCTGGGTCAGATCAATGTGATATGGTAACTCTTTCCATTACCAGACTAtagaatagaaaatgtattatgcaaTTGTTTTGGTTTCAGGAGATCTCCCAAATACAGAACAACACCAAAAAGAAGATAAGAAGGTAAGTTTATGTCAAACTTCCTCAGATCTGAGTGTTCTTGGTGAATGTGCAGCAGCCCTGAGTTCAGCCCAATGTCAACCAGTCCATTAAGGAAAATGGctccaaatgtgtttgtcttccCAAGAGATAATATTCGCAGCTCTTGATCAAACCTTGTGCATTTCTGCCCCTATTTAGA
The sequence above is a segment of the Esox lucius isolate fEsoLuc1 chromosome 1, fEsoLuc1.pri, whole genome shotgun sequence genome. Coding sequences within it:
- the ly6d gene encoding lymphocyte antigen 6D is translated as MKTLLLTTVLLLLVCSSQVLSLRCFTCDPNNANNCKVVTECPSSSVYCRTVVTAESVSRSCEEMCDPGVNVYCCQGDLCEAKST